A stretch of Kyrpidia spormannii DNA encodes these proteins:
- a CDS encoding type II toxin-antitoxin system Phd/YefM family antitoxin: MDKTWQLQDAKNRLSELVNKAMRNGPQMITVRGKPAVVVVSVQEYERLAHPKASLVEFFRNSPLVGVELDVERVRDHPRETGL; encoded by the coding sequence ATGGACAAGACCTGGCAGCTTCAGGATGCCAAAAATCGCCTCAGTGAACTTGTGAACAAGGCCATGCGGAACGGTCCGCAGATGATTACGGTGCGCGGGAAACCCGCGGTCGTCGTGGTGTCCGTTCAGGAATATGAGCGTTTAGCACATCCAAAGGCCAGTCTGGTGGAATTTTTTCGAAATTCCCCTCTGGTCGGGGTTGAACTGGACGTAGAACGAGTCCGGGACCATCCGCGGGAGACTGGACTGTGA
- a CDS encoding type II toxin-antitoxin system VapC family toxin, producing the protein MKYLLDTCVISELVKRAPAPAVLRWVENQDEENLYLSVLTLGELQRGVSKLLDRSRAEQLQAWLKDDLTQRFQRRILPVDQKVAVAWGEISGDAARRGETLPVMDSLIAATARVHGLVVVTRNVRDIERCRVPVTNPWPDTRADL; encoded by the coding sequence GTGAAATACTTACTGGACACCTGTGTCATTTCTGAACTGGTCAAGAGGGCTCCCGCTCCCGCAGTCCTGAGGTGGGTCGAGAACCAGGATGAGGAAAACCTGTATTTGAGCGTATTAACCCTGGGAGAACTGCAACGCGGTGTGAGTAAGTTGTTGGATCGCAGTCGCGCAGAACAATTGCAGGCGTGGTTGAAAGACGACTTAACCCAGCGTTTTCAGAGACGCATCTTGCCCGTCGACCAAAAGGTGGCGGTGGCTTGGGGCGAAATCAGTGGAGACGCGGCGCGGCGAGGAGAAACACTCCCTGTCATGGATAGTCTCATTGCAGCCACCGCCCGGGTTCATGGCCTGGTTGTGGTCACGCGAAACGTACGCGACATAGAACGTTGCCGCGTTCCGGTTACGAATCCTTGGCCGGACACGCGCGCCGACCTGTAA
- a CDS encoding putative holin-like toxin, with amino-acid sequence MSVFEALMVAINVAMLVIAIINANRKDRP; translated from the coding sequence GTGAGCGTATTTGAAGCACTCATGGTGGCCATCAATGTAGCCATGCTCGTCATCGCGATCATCAACGCCAATAGAAAAGACCGCCCCTGA